Proteins co-encoded in one Pocillopora verrucosa isolate sample1 chromosome 1, ASM3666991v2, whole genome shotgun sequence genomic window:
- the LOC131785520 gene encoding uncharacterized protein yields the protein MIRFLKFKPKHSSVFVVLFLSISRKMSLSTCEVDLSSQIDFVDAVLNELQFLRVVDHYPNLFEGSLFKNAIRRYEMLWLPLFKSANVNGRELQAPLDVEWVWQTHILNGDVYEEDCRNIVSREVDHRISTEFEREEALFRARTLWEKAYPTEPFEVDLEQLPRSVPKYICNLQCDLQEACCRLRNLYHNTSLPHYRDSFFLMSSLRRYKQHLILTKENPDSNLVPCCDVDLIWKTHLLHPSIYKADTRKFLGYVLKHPQTKIGALEISKHLSLESDTEATWNKYDMAFTRPGAIFRGECPPPLLFQTKAILHNLAVFEFAMELSKFEIENFEIDKKFSFALQLDNETAIWKKKLKGGSHILEGDHQPLAQFVVNTDDKTSITLSFHQKKLFSKTPKLCHTVDLADCLQTAIRMESEENIFRIPIPLFGPANRKAYITIKTCGLPKPLSYRFTLSPEPESAKFLHPADVVSTPRTVLRREILTKQRVPCELSVYRVYSYSGNGAFTCRVLNAEQAGVMVLEVVDGDGNTVASAQMIDNNVFPSSLEPLEDPSKCITRSMSDSETALLIRGQVDWAVCMGTRQANEQSLDEERNIVQIKFFRLGNKQGWCEVRKTEHLLLIQVNRNEEIFMAVNPDEGLIILPINLEDVTECVATAVGVMLLPSLCYIAKPQDNQPGDADITSVVLRCPSLSRFSSSCATNLKLP from the exons ATGATAAGGTTCTTAAAATTCAAACCAAAGCACTCATCAGTGTTTGTCGTACTTTTCCTGAGTATTTCAAG GAAAATGAGCCTTAGTACATGTGAAGTGGATCTTTCCTCCCAGATCGACTTTGTGGATGCAGTTCTGAATGAACTCCAGTTTCTGAGGGTTGTAGACCATTATCCAAACCTATTTGAAGGTTCACTTTTCAAAAACGCTATAAGAAGGTATGAGATGTTATGGCTACCCCTGTTCAAGAGCGCCAACGTCAATGGAAGAGAACTCCAGGCTCCACTAGATGTAGAATGGGTGTGGCAAACGCACATTTTGAATGGGGATGTTTATGAAGAGGACTGCAGAAACATTGTTTCCAGAGAAGTCGATCATCGAATAAGCACCGAATTTGAGAGAGAAGAAGCCCTATTTAGAGCACGAACACTTTGGGAGAAAGCTTATCCTACAGAACCTTTCGAGGTGGATCTAGAACAGCTTCCCAGATCCGTTCCAAAGTACATTTGCAACCTCCAGTGCGATTTACAAGAGGCTTGTTGTCGTCTACGAAACCTATACCACAACACCTCTCTTCCTCATTATAGAGACTCATTCTTTCTCATGTCCTCCTTGCGACGTTACAAGCAGCATTTGATCCTGACGAAGGAGAACCCGGACAGTAATTTGGTGCCATGTTGTGATGTTGATCTCATCTGGAAAACGCACCTTCTTCACCCTTCAATATATAAAGCAGACACGAGGAAATTCCTTGGATATGTCCTTAAACATCCCCAAACAAAAATTGGTGCTTTGGAAATTTCCAAACACCTGTCGCTTGAAAGTGACACTGAAGCAACATGGAACAAGTACGACATGGCTTTTACAAGACCTGGAGCCATCTTTCGCGGTGAGTGTCCCCCGCCTCTTCTATTTCAAACCAAGGCAATTCTTCATAATTTGGCAGTGTTTGAGTTTGCAATGGAACTTTCGAAGTTTGAGatagaaaactttgaaattgacaaaaaattttccttcgcGCTTCAGCTTGATAATGAAACAGCTATTTGGAAAAAGAAGTTAAAAGGCGGCAGTCACATCCTTGAGGGAGATCACCAACCACTTGCTCAATTTGTCGTTAATACGGATGATAAAACCAGCATCACTCTTTCCTTCCATCAAAAGAAGTTGTTTTCCAAGACTCCAAAGCTGTGCCATACTGTGGACTTAGCTGACTGTTTACAAACTGCCATCAGAATGGAGTCAGAAGAGAACATATTCCGAATACCCATCCCACTGTTTGGTCCTGCTAATAGAAAAGCATACATTACCATTAAGACATGTGGCTTACCCAAACCACTGAGTTACAGATTTACTCTTAGTCCAGAACCAGAGTCTGCGAAATTTTTGCATCCTGCAGATGTAGTTTCAACTCCCAGAACGGTACTTAGGCGTGAAATACTCACGAAACAGAGGGTGCCTTGCGAACTATCAGTTTATCGAGTGTACAGCTATAGTGGAAATGGTGCATTCACATGCCGTGTTTTGAACGCCGAGCAAGCCGGAGTCATGGTATTAGAAGTCGTTGATGGTGATGGAAATACCGTTGCCTCAGCTCAAATGATCGATAACAATGTATTTCCCAGCTCTTTGGAACCATTAGAAGACCCATCCAAATGTATCACCAGGAGCATGTCGGACAGCGAGACAGCCCTGTTAATCAGAGGACAAGTGGACTGGGCAGTCTGCATGGGAACGAGGCAAGCCAACGAACAGTCCCTGGATGAAGAGCGAAACATTgtccagatcaaatttttcaGACTTGGAAATAAGCAAGGCTGGTGTGAAGTGCGAAAGACGGAGCATTTGCTATTAATCCAAGTTAATCGAAACGAAGAAATTTTCATGGCTGTGAATCCAGATGAGGGACTAATAATTTTGCCAATAAACTTGGAGGATGTTACGGAATGTGTTGCTACTGCTGTTGGTGTGATGTTGTTACCTTCATTGTGCTACATTGCAAAACCACAGGATAACCAGCCCGGCGATGCAGATATTACCAGCGTGGTTCTCCGCTGTCCAAGTCTGTCTCGTTTCAGCTCGTCTTGTGCCACAAATTTAAAGCTACCGTAA